The sequence below is a genomic window from Mycobacterium sp. ITM-2016-00316.
GTGGCGTTGTCCGAGGAAGACCGGGCGGGCGTGGTGACGACGCTGATGATCCAGACCACCCCCACGGGGGTGGCCAAGAAGGCCCGCGAGATCGCCATCGCCAGAACCGCCGCCGCTCCGCTCGACGACGGGGCGGTGCCGGTCGCCGAAAACACCGACCTCAACGACATGACCCTGACGCAGACCGACGACGGACGGGTCGCGGCCAGCCTGGATCTCGACGCGCTCACCGCGGAGGAACTGCTCGCCGCGCTGGACCCGCTGTGCCGGCCCATCCCGCTACCGGACGGGTCACCGGACCCCCGCCCGACCGGGCGCCGACGCGCGGATGCGTTCGGGCAGATCATGCGCACCTACCTGTCGAGTTCGCAGCGCCCGATGAGCGGTGGTGTGCTCCCGCACGTCACCCTCACCCGCCCCACCCCGGTGGGCGTGGACTACCTGGGGTTCGGCGGGCCCGTCAGCACCCGCACCGCCGACCTCATCATGTGCGACAGCACCCTGACCGCGGTGATCGTCGACGCCGCCGGCGCCCCGCTGGACGTGGGGCGCGCCGAGCGACTGTTCACACCCGCCATCCGGAAAGGGTTGGCGGTCCGCGATGGGGGCTGCGCACACCCCGGGTGCGGGCGGCCGGTGTCGTGGTGCGACGCCCACCACATCACCCCGTGGGCAAGCGGCGGGCACACCAGCATCGACAACGGGGTGCTGCTGTGCCGACTGCACCACACCGCGATCCACCACGGCGGCTGGCAGGTCTACCTCGGCCCCGACCGCCACCCCTGGTTCATCCCGCCCCACGACCCGGCCGAACCAGAACCGGCGCATCTACGCTCCCACGCCCGACGCACCATGACCGACCTACCCACCGCCGCATAACCAAACCCGCACGGCACCTTGACAACTCCACAGAGAACACCGCCCGCACAGCGGGTCCGGCGGAGAGCAACACGCCGCCGGACCCGCCACGACGGATTAGGCTTTGTCGACGTAATCCTTGGCCGGCGGCGGGGCGAACTCCCCGCGCTTACCGGTACGCAGACCCATCGTCACCAGCGACTGCACGATCAGCGTCGCGGCGCTGACACCGTCGACCACGGGCACACCGATCTCCTCGGAGATGTGCCTGCACATATCGGCCATCCCCGCACAACCCAGCACCACCGCATCGGAGCGGTCCTGCTCGATGGCTTCCCGACAAGCCTCGGTCACCATTTTCAGTGCCATCGGATCGGACTCCAGGTCCAACACCGGGATATCGCAGGCGTGGATACCCAGGCAGAACCGTTGCATCCCATAACGTTCCGCGAGATCGGCGGCGCGGCCCATGGTGCGCCCCAGCGTCGTCACGACGCTGAACCCGCGGCCCAGGTGGCTCGCGGTCTGCATGGCGGCCTCGGCGATACCGATCACCGGCCCGGTGGCCAGTTCCCGCGCGGCGTCCAGGCCTGGATCCCCGAAACAGGCGATGACATAACCGTCGACGCCCTCGGCCTCACCGCGCTGGATCGCCGCCAGCAGGCCGGGCACACTCATCGCCTCGTCGTAGTGACTCTCGATGGATGGCGGCCCGAACTCGGAGGTTACGCCGGTGACATCCACCCCCTGAGCCGCCACCGCCCGGGCGCAGACCTCGATCGTCGAGGTCATTGCCCGGGTGGTGTTCGGGTTGATCACCCAAATACGCGTCACGACACCGATTCTGCCACCAGGACGTCCCGCTTGCCCCACAGGTAGTAGATCGCGAAGCCGACTCCGCAACCGATGAACCAGCTGTACTGGGCAGCGGCAGCCATGCCCGCCACGGAACCACCGAGCAGCACCGGGATCATGGCCAAGATGGCGCCGATGACGGTCGCGACGACGGCCACTTTGTTGTATCCCTTGGTGTACCAGTATTTTCCGGACTCATCCATGGTGAACAGATCATCCAGCACCACCTTCTGCTTGCGGATCAGGTAGTAGTCGGCGATCAGCACACCGAACAGCGGGCCGATGAAGGCGCCCAGTGTCTCCAGTGTGTAGTGGATGACCTCGGGGTTGTTGTACAGGTTCCACGGTGTGATGAGCACCGACCCGACGGCGGCGATCATGCCGCCGGCGCGCCAGCTGATGCGCTGCGGGCTGACGTTGGAGAAGTCGAACGCCGGGGAGATGAAGTTGGCGACGATGTTGATACCGATGGTGGCGATGGCGAAGGTCAACGCGCCCAACACGATCGCGAAGGTGCTATCGATGCGGGCCACCGTCTCGACCGGGTCGGTGATGAGCTCACCGAACACCGGCAGGGTCAGCGATGCGGTGACGACCACCAGCACCGAGAAGACCAGGAAGTTGACCGGCAGGCCGAGGAAGTTGCCCTTCTTGACGGCCGCGAACGACTTGCCGTAGCGGGAGAAGTCGCCGAAGTTGAGCATCGGGCCAGAGAAGTAGGAGACCACCAGGGCGATGGCGCCCAGCATCACCGGAACCGATGACCAGCCGGTGTAAGTGACCCCGCCGAGGTTCAGGTCGATGGCGGCCCAACCGGCCTTGTAGATCAGGTAACCACAGAGCATGAACATGACGACGTAGACGGCGGGCCCGCAGAAGTCGATGAACTTGCGGATCGACTCCATACCGCGCCAGAACACGCAGGCCTGCAACACCCACAACAGCAGGAAGCTACCCCAGCCCAGCAGCGACAACCCGGCGAAGCCGTAATCCGCGACCACCGCGTAGGGGGCCAGGCCGGGAAAGAGTTTGATCAGCACGATGTCCAGTGCCGCCGACGCCAGGAAGGTCTGGATGCCGTACCAGGCCACCGCGATCAAACCGCGGATGATGGCCGGGATATTGGCGCCCAGCACGCCGAAGACGGTGCGGCAGATCACCGGATACGGCACCCCGGTCGCCTGGCTGGGCTTTGCCACCAGGTTGCAGAAGAAGTACACGATGCTGATGCCGACCAGCAGCGCGATCAGTACCTGCCAGCTGGCCAGGCCGAGGGCGAAAAGGCTGCCCGCGGTGACATAGCCGCCGACGCTGTGCACATCGGACATCCAGAACGCGAAGATGTTGTAGGACGTCCAGGTCTGCTTGCCCAGCGGGGCGAGATCCTCGTTCGTCAGGCGGGGGTCGTAGCCGGGCTTGATGACGCCGCCGCCGACCGGATGGCCGGCGGCTTCGACGATGTCACCAGCACCGACAACGGCTCCCGGGGGCGCGTCATGCGGAGGTACAACGGTATCGGTCATGGTTGCCGACTATGGGACCGGATTGTTTCCCCACCGTTTCGGCGGACTTATCGGTCCGTTGCACGGGAAATATATTCGCTCACGCCAGCAGGCCGGTGTCGCGCGGCAAGGTGGCGATGACGGCGTTGAGGCGAGCGGCATGCTGTTCGGAGATGGCCAGCAGCGCATCGACGTCGCCGGCCAGGAATGCCTCCAGCATGGCGCGGTGATCGGCGTGCAGATCAGCCCGATCGGCGGGACTGACATGCACCATCGACTGCACCGGTTCGGTGACGTTCCAGGCGGCCTCCAGCATGTGCAGCAGCCGGTGCATCCGCGAGGGCCCGGTCAGCGCGGCATGAAACTGCCTGCTGCCGCGATGATATGCGGCCGCATCCCCGTCCCGAATGGCCTGTTCCAGGAGCTGGTTGGCGATCACCGCGGTGGCGCGATCGGTGTCGGTGGCGTTATGCACCGCTGCGGCCAGCGATGCCGCTTCCAATGTCTCACGCACGATGTACATCTCGCGCAGTTCCTGCGCGGTCAGCAGCGCGACGGTGTAGCCACCGTTGCGGCGGTGCGAGATCAGCCCCTCGGCGACAAGGGTCTTCAGCGCCTCGCGGATCGGGATCTGACTCACCCCGAAGATTTCGGCGACCTCGGCCAGCGGGATCTGCGTGCCCGGCGGGACGCCGCCGTCCAGGATGGCGCGCCGCAGTTCGCCGAGCACACCGTCCTGGGAGGTGCCTGCCCGTTCGGCGACCAGGCATTCGAGCAGAACCGAGCGCCGCACCCCCATCGGCTGAGATTAGGCCGGTCGTGTTGCGCCGCTGTTTCGGCGCCGTTAGGCGCTCAGCCGTGGAAGCGGGTGACCCGGGTGCGAAGCCGGTCCACGGCCGCGTCAAGCACCATCGCCTTGGCCCTGCGCAACAGGAACTCCGGGATCGGCGCGACCAGATCGATGAAGAGGTCGAACTGGACTCGGGTGCGGTCACCCTCACGGATCAGCTTGTACTCGCCGTGCTGGCCGCGCTGCTGGAAGGTGTCCTGGGCGTCCCAGACCATCCAGTCGTCGCCCCAGTGGTACTCCAGCATCTCCTTTTCGGTGATCCCCATGATCTTCACCGTCGCCCTGACGTGATGGGGCCTGCCGTCGGGATGGCGGTCCACCACCTCCGCGGACCGGTGCAGGGTGGACCAGGTCGGCACCTCGTCGATGTCGGCGAGCGCATCAAGGATCGCCTCCGGCGAGGCGTCGAAGAGGATTTCTCTCGACGCTCTGACAGCCATCAGGCAAATATAAGACTGCCCTTAGATTGACGCAAGGATTTCGACTAACTGGGCGTTGCTAATTTACGCCGCCGACGGCAGCAAATCGGTCTCACCAGCCGACCTGGTCAAGCGCCGTGGTCTGCTGCGGGGGTCGGCCGATCGGCCCGGCCGGGGTGCGGGAGAAGCGCGGCGCCGGCGCGGCCTGACGCACCCCGTGCTCGTCGACCAGCGTGTCCCTGGCCAGCAGGTGCTCGCTCTCGGCGGCCTCGGCCCAGTTCAGCACCGGGGTGACGCAGGCATCGGTGCCCGCGAAGATCGCCGTCCACTGCGCCCGGGTGCGCGCGGCGAACCGGGCCTCGAACATCGCACGCATGGCTGGCCAGCGGTCCCGGTCGAACTGGGCGGGCACCTCCGCAGCGTCCACACCGAGTCCGGCGAGCAGTGCCGCGAAGAACTGCGGCTCGATGGAACCCACCGCCATGTGCCCACCGTCGGAGGTCTCGTAGACCCGGTAGAACGGGGCACCACCGTCGAGCAGGAACGACTCGCGTTGATCGGCAAGCGAACCCGTCGCCTTCATCGTCCACATCATCTGCGCCAGCATGCTGACCCCGTCGACCATGGCGGCGTCGATCACCTGCCCGACACCGGATTTCTCGCGCTCGAACAGGGCGGTCACGATACCGACCAGCACCAGCATCGAACCGCCGCCGAAATCGGCGACCAGGTTCAGCGGCGCGACCGGTGGCCGGTCCCGGTAACCGATGGCGCTCAGCACCCCGGTCTGCGACAGATAGTTGATGTCGTGCCCCGCGGTCTGTGCCAGCGGGCCGTCCTGCCCCCAGCCGGTGATGCGCGCGAAGATCAGCCGCGGGTTGACCGCGGCGCAGTCCTGAGGCCCGATTCCGAGCCGTTCGCAGGTGCCGGGCCGGAAACAGTCCAGCAGCACGTCGGCCTTCGCGGCGAGGGCGAGCAGCTTCCCGGGTTCGTTCTTGACGTCCAGGTCGACGATCCGCTTGCCGCGGTGCAGCAGGTCGGCGTTCTCGGCCGGCATCTGCAGCGGGCGCTTTTTCCCGTCGCTCCGCTCGCCGGGATCGGGACGACGCACGCGCACCACGTCGGCACCGAGGTCGGCCAGCATCATCGCCGCATGCGGCCCGGGCCCGATGCCACCGAGTTCGAGGACCCGGACACCGGCCAGCGGGCCGGACGGCGTCATCCCTTCTTGACCTTCAGCACCTGCTTGCGCAGGCCGCTGGTCGCGACATCGATGGCGCCCTTCATCACCTGCTTGAGCACGAACCCGGGCAGCGGGATCGCCAGGTCGATGGTCATGTCGAACCGGACGCGCGTCTTGTCGCCCTCGGGCGTGAGGGTGTAGCTGCACTCCTGGGATTTCAGCTGACTGGCCTTCACCAGTACCCAGCTGACCTTGTGCTCCTCCCAGGTGTAATCGATGGTCAGCTGGTCGCTGATGCCGACCGTCTTGATGGTCTGGATGACCCGGTGTGGACGGCCCTCGCCGTCGCGGTCCACCACCTCGGCCTTCTGGTACTGGGGTGACCAGCTCGGGGTGGATTCGACGTCGGCGACGACGGCGAAGATCTCCTCGGGGGACGCCTCGATCACCACTTCACGGGAAACGCTGGTTGCCATGGCCTGACAGTAGCGATGTCGTGCAGCGTTAACGTGCGGATGGCAACATCGCCGTCATGGCCGCAGAGAACCCCCAGACCATCGCCTACCCGGCTCCCGGGTCCCGCCCGCACCGTCACGATGACGAGGCGCTCGCCCCACACGTCATCGTGTTGTTCGGGGCGACGGGCGATCTCGCCAAACGCAAGCTGCTGCCCGGGATGGCGCACCTGGTGGAGTCGGCGCTGGCCCCCAAGATCCGGGTGGTCGGCACCTCGCTGGAGGATCTGACTCCCGAGGAGTTCCGCGCGCTGACCAGGGAAGCGGTCAATGCGTTCGGCAATCACAAGCTCACCGATGAGCAGTGGGCCGCGTTCGCCGGTCGCATCACCTACGTCCCACAAGGCGCCGGGCCCGGGGCGCTCGCCGAAGCGGTCGCCGATGCCGAGGCCGAACTCGGGCCCGAAACGCAACGGCTGCATTATCTTTCGGTGCCACCGAAGGCGGCCCGAGCGGTGATCACCATGCTCAAGGACGCCAACCTGGTGGAGCGCTCCCGGGTGGTGATGGAGAAACCGTTCGGCACCGATCTCTCCAGTGCCATCGAGCTCAACGACTTCGTGCACGAGACCTTCCGAGAGCGCCAGATCTTCCGGATCGACCACTTCCTGGGCAAGGAAGCCGCCCAGAATATTCTCGCGTTCCGGTTCGCCAACGGTCTTTTCGAGCCGATCTGGAACCGCAACTTCATCGACCACATCCAGATCGACATCCCCGAGACGCTCGGTCTGGACCAACGGGCGAACTTCTACGAGAGCACCGGAGCGTTCAAGGACATGGTGGTCACCCACCTGTTCCAGGTGATGGCATTCGTGGTGATGGAACCGCCCACCGCGCTGGAACCCCGCGCCATCAGCGAGGAGAAGAACAAGGTCTTCCGCTCGATGCTGCCCATCCAGTGCAGCGACGTGGTGCGCGGCCAGTACGCCGGGTATCGCGAAGAGACTGGTGTGGCAAGGGATTCCGACACCGAGACGTTCATCGCCCTGAAGGTCGGTATCGACAACTGGCGCTGGGCGGGCGTCCCGATCTACCTGCGGACCGGCAAGAAGATGGCCGAGGGTATGCGCATCATCTCGATCGCCTTCAAGGAGGCCCCGCGCACGATGTTCCCGGCGGGCTCCGGTGTCGGATCACAGGGCCCGGACCATCTCACCTTCGATCTGGCCGACGCGTCCAAGGTGTCGCTGTCCTTCTACGGCAAGCGGCCCGGCCCGGGCATGAAGCTGGACAAGATGTCGATGCAGTTCTCCACCCAGGAGACCGCACAACTGGGCGATGTGCTGGAGGCCTACGAGCGCCTCATCCTGGATGCGATGCGCGGTGACCACACCTTGTTCACCACCGCCGAGGGCATCGAATCCCTCTGGGAGCGTTCGGCTCATCTGCTCGACGATCCGCCGCCGGTCAAGCTCTACCAACCCGGCACCTGGGGGCCGAACGCAATCCACCAACTGATCGCCCCCAACGCGTGGCGGCTGCCGTTCGAGCGGGCCTGGCGGGAGAAGAAGTAGACTCGCCCAGGTGGACATCGACCCCGCCAAGCCCCCGAGCGGTACCGGATGTGTGGAGTGCGACGCCGGCGGCGGATGGTGGGTACACCTGCGCCGATGCGCGGCCTGCGGGCACATCGGTTGCTGCGACGATTCGCTGGCCAAACACGCCTCCCAGCACTGGCGTGACACCGGGCATCCCATCATCCGCAGCTTCGAGCCCGGCGAGGACTGGTTCTGGAATTACGCCACCGACGAGTACTACGACGGTCCCGATCTGGCTGCGCCGCAGGCGCACCCGGCCGACCAACCGACGCCGGGACCGCGTGATCGGGTACCCCGGGACTGGATGCGCCAGCTTCAGGGCGGCTGACCCGTTTTGGCGCTGACGGTTTCCGCACCCGACAAAACGGGTACTGCACGTTCGTGAGTGCAGATCCCAAGACCACCGAGTCAGACGCAGGCCCAGAGGGTGCCGAGGACGATGTCCAGAGCGATCCCGCCAAGGGCGCCGGGGACCGGGCGGACTGGTCCGACGAGGGCGGCGCCACCGCCGAAGGCAGCGCGGTCGACGACGCTTAACGCGCCTCGGCCAGTGCCGCCTT
It includes:
- a CDS encoding UBP-type zinc finger domain-containing protein; translation: MDIDPAKPPSGTGCVECDAGGGWWVHLRRCAACGHIGCCDDSLAKHASQHWRDTGHPIIRSFEPGEDWFWNYATDEYYDGPDLAAPQAHPADQPTPGPRDRVPRDWMRQLQGG
- a CDS encoding NCS1 family nucleobase:cation symporter-1; this encodes MTDTVVPPHDAPPGAVVGAGDIVEAAGHPVGGGVIKPGYDPRLTNEDLAPLGKQTWTSYNIFAFWMSDVHSVGGYVTAGSLFALGLASWQVLIALLVGISIVYFFCNLVAKPSQATGVPYPVICRTVFGVLGANIPAIIRGLIAVAWYGIQTFLASAALDIVLIKLFPGLAPYAVVADYGFAGLSLLGWGSFLLLWVLQACVFWRGMESIRKFIDFCGPAVYVVMFMLCGYLIYKAGWAAIDLNLGGVTYTGWSSVPVMLGAIALVVSYFSGPMLNFGDFSRYGKSFAAVKKGNFLGLPVNFLVFSVLVVVTASLTLPVFGELITDPVETVARIDSTFAIVLGALTFAIATIGINIVANFISPAFDFSNVSPQRISWRAGGMIAAVGSVLITPWNLYNNPEVIHYTLETLGAFIGPLFGVLIADYYLIRKQKVVLDDLFTMDESGKYWYTKGYNKVAVVATVIGAILAMIPVLLGGSVAGMAAAAQYSWFIGCGVGFAIYYLWGKRDVLVAESVS
- a CDS encoding GntR family transcriptional regulator, translating into MGVRRSVLLECLVAERAGTSQDGVLGELRRAILDGGVPPGTQIPLAEVAEIFGVSQIPIREALKTLVAEGLISHRRNGGYTVALLTAQELREMYIVRETLEAASLAAAVHNATDTDRATAVIANQLLEQAIRDGDAAAYHRGSRQFHAALTGPSRMHRLLHMLEAAWNVTEPVQSMVHVSPADRADLHADHRAMLEAFLAGDVDALLAISEQHAARLNAVIATLPRDTGLLA
- a CDS encoding HNH endonuclease signature motif containing protein is translated as MDATHLDTFIDALIDDLTPVPAAGDDADRTLFHLLDAPRRIVDEPPLLAVLAAAVTVRNLVDHVIAQAVAAAERAGIPARKHLRTGADLLTSCGMAPGAAYRAARVGRAAHTLPALTRAQRLGGVGIEFADAIGKGVAHIHNRVALSEEDRAGVVTTLMIQTTPTGVAKKAREIAIARTAAAPLDDGAVPVAENTDLNDMTLTQTDDGRVAASLDLDALTAEELLAALDPLCRPIPLPDGSPDPRPTGRRRADAFGQIMRTYLSSSQRPMSGGVLPHVTLTRPTPVGVDYLGFGGPVSTRTADLIMCDSTLTAVIVDAAGAPLDVGRAERLFTPAIRKGLAVRDGGCAHPGCGRPVSWCDAHHITPWASGGHTSIDNGVLLCRLHHTAIHHGGWQVYLGPDRHPWFIPPHDPAEPEPAHLRSHARRTMTDLPTAA
- a CDS encoding SRPBCC family protein; this translates as MAVRASREILFDASPEAILDALADIDEVPTWSTLHRSAEVVDRHPDGRPHHVRATVKIMGITEKEMLEYHWGDDWMVWDAQDTFQQRGQHGEYKLIREGDRTRVQFDLFIDLVAPIPEFLLRRAKAMVLDAAVDRLRTRVTRFHG
- the zwf gene encoding glucose-6-phosphate dehydrogenase codes for the protein MAAENPQTIAYPAPGSRPHRHDDEALAPHVIVLFGATGDLAKRKLLPGMAHLVESALAPKIRVVGTSLEDLTPEEFRALTREAVNAFGNHKLTDEQWAAFAGRITYVPQGAGPGALAEAVADAEAELGPETQRLHYLSVPPKAARAVITMLKDANLVERSRVVMEKPFGTDLSSAIELNDFVHETFRERQIFRIDHFLGKEAAQNILAFRFANGLFEPIWNRNFIDHIQIDIPETLGLDQRANFYESTGAFKDMVVTHLFQVMAFVVMEPPTALEPRAISEEKNKVFRSMLPIQCSDVVRGQYAGYREETGVARDSDTETFIALKVGIDNWRWAGVPIYLRTGKKMAEGMRIISIAFKEAPRTMFPAGSGVGSQGPDHLTFDLADASKVSLSFYGKRPGPGMKLDKMSMQFSTQETAQLGDVLEAYERLILDAMRGDHTLFTTAEGIESLWERSAHLLDDPPPVKLYQPGTWGPNAIHQLIAPNAWRLPFERAWREKK
- a CDS encoding SRPBCC family protein: MATSVSREVVIEASPEEIFAVVADVESTPSWSPQYQKAEVVDRDGEGRPHRVIQTIKTVGISDQLTIDYTWEEHKVSWVLVKASQLKSQECSYTLTPEGDKTRVRFDMTIDLAIPLPGFVLKQVMKGAIDVATSGLRKQVLKVKKG
- a CDS encoding aspartate/glutamate racemase family protein, translating into MTRIWVINPNTTRAMTSTIEVCARAVAAQGVDVTGVTSEFGPPSIESHYDEAMSVPGLLAAIQRGEAEGVDGYVIACFGDPGLDAARELATGPVIGIAEAAMQTASHLGRGFSVVTTLGRTMGRAADLAERYGMQRFCLGIHACDIPVLDLESDPMALKMVTEACREAIEQDRSDAVVLGCAGMADMCRHISEEIGVPVVDGVSAATLIVQSLVTMGLRTGKRGEFAPPPAKDYVDKA
- a CDS encoding CaiB/BaiF CoA-transferase family protein, coding for MTPSGPLAGVRVLELGGIGPGPHAAMMLADLGADVVRVRRPDPGERSDGKKRPLQMPAENADLLHRGKRIVDLDVKNEPGKLLALAAKADVLLDCFRPGTCERLGIGPQDCAAVNPRLIFARITGWGQDGPLAQTAGHDINYLSQTGVLSAIGYRDRPPVAPLNLVADFGGGSMLVLVGIVTALFEREKSGVGQVIDAAMVDGVSMLAQMMWTMKATGSLADQRESFLLDGGAPFYRVYETSDGGHMAVGSIEPQFFAALLAGLGVDAAEVPAQFDRDRWPAMRAMFEARFAARTRAQWTAIFAGTDACVTPVLNWAEAAESEHLLARDTLVDEHGVRQAAPAPRFSRTPAGPIGRPPQQTTALDQVGW